In Desulfovibrio sp. 86, the following proteins share a genomic window:
- the rpsO gene encoding 30S ribosomal protein S15, whose amino-acid sequence MDVTQKKAVIDAHAKHEGDTGSPEVQVALLTARIEDLTGHFKEHKKDFHSRTGLLKLVGRRRNILNYLKKTDIQRYRALIEKLGLRK is encoded by the coding sequence ATGGATGTAACTCAGAAGAAAGCGGTCATTGACGCCCACGCCAAACATGAAGGCGACACCGGCTCCCCGGAAGTGCAGGTTGCCCTGCTTACTGCCCGTATTGAAGACCTCACCGGTCACTTCAAAGAGCACAAGAAGGACTTTCACTCCCGCACGGGCCTGCTGAAGCTTGTTGGCCGTCGCCGCAATATTCTGAACTACCTGAAGAAGACCGACATTCAGCGCTACCGCGCGCTGATTGAGAAGCTTGGCCTGCGCAAGTAA
- a CDS encoding DUF503 domain-containing protein, with amino-acid sequence MFMAVLTVEFSLHGNDNLKAKRRVANSLKQKTRNKFNVAIAEAGTENSLSSLRLAVVSISNSEGHLRSRMDKCALMMEAVCPEEMVESQVEIYAAD; translated from the coding sequence ATGTTCATGGCAGTACTCACGGTGGAATTCAGCCTGCACGGCAACGACAATCTCAAGGCCAAGCGCCGCGTTGCCAACAGCTTGAAGCAGAAAACCCGCAATAAATTTAACGTGGCCATAGCGGAAGCAGGCACAGAAAACAGCCTGAGCAGCCTGCGGCTGGCCGTTGTCTCCATTTCCAACAGTGAAGGACACCTGCGCAGCCGCATGGACAAATGCGCGCTGATGATGGAGGCCGTCTGCCCGGAAGAAATGGTGGAAAGTCAGGTGGAAATATATGCAGCAGACTAA
- the pnp gene encoding polyribonucleotide nucleotidyltransferase — protein sequence MLQDIFNPTRLTCQVGGKEVILETGRMANQAHGEVWIQCGGTVVLVTVCSQPLEFDKGFFPLTVEYSEKMYAAGRIPGSFFRREIGRPSERETLVARLIDRPIRPLFPKGLNEDVQVLASVISADQENESDVLALTGASAAIMLSPLPFEGPVAGGRIGRVNGQFVLNPTFEQQALSDFNIVFAASGDALTMVEGDAQFVPEDVIIDALEWGRQQILPLVEIQHKLRELCGKPKMAFTPHEDDAALVALVHELALANGMEQALRVPEKMPRKDARKEVKTKVMEALKADATWAENEAALKSVGDILAGLEKKLVRARIVNEGTRIDGRDTTTVRPIQIQTGLLPRAHGSALFRRGETKSLVVATLGSSTDEQRMDSLTGDVTKRFMLHYNFPPFSVGEVKPVRVSRREIGHGALAEKSLRPVLPTATDFPFTLRVVSETMESNGSSSMAAVCGGSLSLMDAGVPVTAPVAGVAMGLIKEGDKFIVLTDILGDEDALGDMDFKIAGTADGITGVQMDIKITGLTTEIMRAAMQQARQGRLHILEEMANAIASPRKELSRYAPQHAEVFVNPDIIRLIIGPGGKNIKAITAATGASVDIEDSGRVSIFAPTAESLEKAREMVSYYDQRPDIGKNYTAKVRKIMEIGAIVEVLPNVEALVHVSQLDINRVEQPGDVARLGEDMVVKVIEINGDRIRASRKAVLLEEQGHPWNPEETARPPRSDRGDRDRGGDRGRGDRDRGGRGDRGGRGDRR from the coding sequence ATGTTACAAGATATTTTCAATCCCACCCGCCTCACCTGCCAGGTCGGCGGCAAGGAAGTTATTCTGGAAACCGGCCGTATGGCCAATCAGGCCCACGGTGAAGTCTGGATCCAGTGCGGCGGCACCGTGGTGCTCGTCACCGTCTGCTCACAGCCGTTGGAGTTCGACAAGGGCTTCTTTCCCCTTACCGTTGAATACTCCGAAAAAATGTACGCCGCCGGACGCATCCCCGGCAGCTTCTTCCGCCGCGAAATCGGCCGTCCGTCCGAGCGTGAGACCCTGGTTGCGCGCCTCATCGACAGGCCCATTCGCCCGCTGTTCCCCAAGGGCCTGAACGAAGACGTGCAGGTGCTTGCCAGCGTCATTTCCGCTGACCAGGAAAACGAGTCCGACGTGCTGGCGCTTACCGGCGCTTCGGCGGCCATCATGCTGTCTCCCCTGCCCTTTGAAGGCCCGGTGGCCGGTGGCCGCATCGGTCGCGTCAACGGTCAGTTCGTGCTTAACCCCACCTTCGAGCAGCAGGCCCTCAGCGATTTCAATATCGTTTTCGCCGCTTCCGGCGACGCCCTCACCATGGTGGAAGGCGACGCCCAGTTTGTGCCCGAAGACGTGATCATTGACGCCCTGGAATGGGGCCGCCAGCAGATCCTCCCCCTGGTGGAAATCCAGCACAAGCTGCGCGAGCTTTGCGGCAAGCCCAAGATGGCCTTTACCCCGCATGAAGACGACGCGGCCCTGGTGGCCCTCGTGCATGAGCTGGCCCTTGCCAACGGCATGGAACAAGCCCTGCGCGTGCCGGAAAAAATGCCCCGCAAGGACGCTCGCAAAGAAGTGAAAACCAAGGTGATGGAGGCCCTCAAAGCCGACGCCACCTGGGCTGAAAACGAAGCCGCCCTCAAGTCTGTGGGCGACATTCTGGCTGGCCTTGAAAAGAAGTTGGTGCGCGCCCGCATTGTCAACGAAGGCACGCGCATTGACGGCCGCGACACCACCACGGTGCGCCCCATTCAGATCCAGACCGGCCTTTTGCCCCGCGCTCACGGTTCCGCCCTGTTCCGCCGTGGCGAAACCAAGTCCCTGGTGGTAGCCACCCTCGGCTCCTCCACTGATGAGCAGCGCATGGACTCCCTCACCGGCGACGTCACCAAGCGCTTCATGCTGCACTACAACTTCCCGCCCTTCTCCGTGGGCGAAGTGAAGCCCGTGCGCGTGTCCCGCCGCGAAATCGGCCACGGCGCTCTGGCTGAAAAGTCCCTGCGTCCCGTGCTGCCCACTGCGACGGACTTTCCCTTCACCCTGCGCGTGGTGTCCGAAACGATGGAATCCAACGGTTCCTCGTCAATGGCCGCCGTCTGCGGCGGTTCGCTCTCCCTCATGGACGCGGGCGTGCCCGTGACCGCCCCCGTGGCCGGTGTGGCCATGGGCCTCATCAAGGAAGGCGACAAGTTCATCGTGCTCACCGACATTCTCGGTGACGAAGACGCCCTGGGCGATATGGACTTCAAGATCGCCGGTACTGCCGATGGCATCACCGGCGTGCAGATGGACATCAAGATCACGGGCCTGACCACGGAAATCATGCGCGCCGCCATGCAGCAGGCCCGTCAGGGCCGCCTGCACATCCTGGAAGAAATGGCCAACGCCATCGCTTCGCCGCGCAAGGAACTTTCGCGCTATGCCCCGCAGCATGCCGAAGTTTTTGTGAACCCCGACATCATTCGCCTCATCATCGGCCCCGGCGGCAAGAACATCAAGGCCATCACCGCGGCCACCGGCGCTTCCGTGGACATAGAGGATTCGGGCCGCGTGTCCATCTTCGCCCCCACGGCCGAGTCCCTTGAAAAGGCCCGCGAAATGGTTTCCTACTATGACCAGCGCCCCGACATTGGCAAGAACTACACTGCCAAGGTGCGCAAAATCATGGAAATTGGCGCCATCGTTGAAGTTCTGCCCAACGTGGAAGCCCTTGTGCACGTTTCGCAGCTGGACATTAACCGCGTGGAACAGCCCGGCGACGTGGCGCGCCTTGGCGAAGACATGGTGGTCAAGGTCATTGAAATCAATGGCGACCGCATCCGCGCCAGCCGCAAGGCCGTGCTGCTGGAAGAACAGGGCCATCCCTGGAATCCCGAAGAAACCGCCCGCCCGCCCCGCTCTGACCGTGGCGACCGCGACCGTGGCGGCGACAGGGGCCGTGGCGACCGCGACCGTGGTGGTCGTGGCGACCGTGGCGGC
- the truB gene encoding tRNA pseudouridine(55) synthase TruB gives MPQQHGVLVLNKPSGPTSARCLTAIKRLGQKKIGHAGTLDPLASGVLLVLLGQATKLSGHLLSGGGKVYSGVLRLGQTTDTWDIEGQVLEETPWQHIGVEDVRREVASWLDLTEQAVPSYSAAKHEGQPLYKLARKGLEAPQKIKRMKISQADVLETSLPFVSFRVACSSGTYIRSLAHSLGMRLGCGAVLTELTREYSHPFGLDVARDPADFTADPTLLPGCVIPVEDALPHWPRVDLTLEEAARVRNGIAVPCRTPQADSGDGEDLAFLMEQGQALALAKREATAAGPCWAVLRGLWN, from the coding sequence CTGCCCCAGCAACACGGCGTCCTTGTGCTCAACAAGCCCTCCGGGCCCACCTCGGCCCGCTGCCTCACAGCCATCAAAAGGCTTGGGCAGAAAAAAATCGGCCACGCCGGCACGCTGGACCCTTTGGCTTCCGGCGTGCTGCTGGTATTGTTGGGGCAGGCCACCAAGCTTTCCGGGCACCTTCTGTCCGGGGGCGGCAAGGTGTATAGCGGCGTGTTGCGCCTTGGGCAAACCACGGATACCTGGGATATCGAAGGCCAGGTACTTGAAGAAACCCCCTGGCAGCATATCGGCGTAGAAGACGTCAGACGCGAAGTGGCGTCCTGGCTTGATCTGACGGAACAAGCCGTTCCGTCCTATTCTGCCGCAAAACACGAGGGCCAGCCCCTGTACAAGCTGGCCCGCAAGGGGCTTGAAGCCCCGCAGAAGATCAAACGCATGAAAATTTCACAGGCGGACGTGCTTGAAACAAGCCTGCCGTTTGTGAGCTTTCGGGTCGCATGCAGTTCCGGCACCTATATACGCTCCCTGGCCCACAGCTTGGGGATGCGACTTGGTTGCGGAGCCGTGCTCACGGAACTGACCCGGGAGTATAGTCACCCCTTCGGCCTCGATGTGGCCCGCGATCCGGCGGACTTCACGGCTGATCCCACCCTGTTGCCTGGCTGCGTCATCCCTGTGGAGGATGCGCTGCCGCACTGGCCCAGGGTGGATCTGACGCTGGAAGAAGCCGCCCGCGTGCGCAACGGCATCGCGGTGCCCTGCCGGACGCCACAAGCTGACTCCGGCGACGGCGAAGACCTCGCGTTTTTGATGGAACAGGGCCAGGCCCTGGCTCTGGCCAAACGCGAAGCAACAGCCGCCGGGCCCTGCTGGGCCGTGTTGCGGGGACTTTGGAACTAA
- a CDS encoding DHH family phosphoesterase gives MQQTNAIPGPYAEKARQIAEALSQMDQIVVAGHVHPDGDAAGSVAAVGHILRDMGKEFMLYANPRLPGYLDFFPMPAVVHTTLEHPPFTPRCAVLLDCGEPERLGAELAGLLPQLDSVNIDHHLGGDGMGSRDNWVVTEAAATAQLVAYVSLAAGLPLTGDLSLAVALGLITDTGGFCHGNTSGDVLSLAAHLVKNGCNLPWLREQLDNNWSLGRWRLWGLLMENSRVEYDGQVGFCQVRLQDLSRCQALKEDMEGFVEQLRRLQGVKVAALLREDSPQLCKFSLRSYGELDVRSIAADLDGGGHFNAAGGTLRMPLEKAGQVLLNRIGLYLGNLKNTAR, from the coding sequence ATGCAGCAGACTAATGCCATACCCGGGCCTTACGCCGAGAAGGCCCGTCAGATAGCCGAGGCCCTGAGCCAGATGGACCAGATTGTCGTGGCCGGTCATGTCCACCCCGATGGAGACGCCGCCGGGTCCGTGGCCGCAGTGGGGCACATTCTGCGTGACATGGGCAAGGAATTCATGCTTTACGCCAATCCCAGGCTGCCTGGGTATCTGGATTTTTTCCCCATGCCTGCCGTGGTGCATACCACCCTGGAGCACCCGCCCTTCACCCCCCGGTGCGCGGTCCTGCTCGACTGTGGCGAACCGGAGCGCCTTGGCGCTGAACTGGCCGGGCTTCTGCCCCAGCTCGACAGCGTGAATATTGACCACCACCTTGGCGGCGACGGCATGGGCAGCAGGGATAACTGGGTGGTTACCGAAGCAGCCGCCACGGCCCAGCTTGTGGCCTACGTGTCCCTGGCGGCGGGGCTTCCCCTGACCGGCGATCTATCCCTGGCTGTGGCCTTGGGGCTCATAACAGACACGGGCGGCTTCTGTCACGGCAACACCAGCGGCGACGTGCTTTCGCTGGCCGCGCATCTGGTGAAAAACGGCTGTAACCTGCCCTGGCTGCGGGAGCAATTGGACAATAACTGGAGCCTGGGCCGCTGGCGTCTGTGGGGACTGCTTATGGAAAATTCCCGCGTGGAGTATGACGGGCAGGTGGGCTTCTGCCAGGTGCGGCTGCAAGACCTGAGCCGCTGCCAGGCCCTCAAAGAGGACATGGAAGGCTTTGTGGAGCAGTTGCGCCGCCTGCAGGGCGTCAAGGTCGCGGCCCTGCTGCGCGAAGACAGCCCGCAACTGTGCAAGTTCAGTCTGCGCTCCTACGGCGAACTTGACGTACGCTCCATTGCCGCAGATCTGGATGGTGGCGGGCATTTCAACGCCGCCGGGGGAACCCTGCGCATGCCGCTGGAAAAAGCCGGGCAAGTTTTGCTGAACCGCATCGGTCTCTATCTTGGCAATTTGAAAAACACGGCCAGATAG